TTTGGGGTGATTTTAACCGGTATTCCATGTGGTGAATGGGATTATGATCGTATTTCGATTGGAATTCTTCGTCCAGTATTTCAAGTTTTGTTTTAATTTCTTTTATTGCGGCCCGATAAACCTGTTGTTGAAGAAAAAATTCTTTTAGACTGCCATTGATATCCAGGTCGTCGGAAAAGGGTATATCTGTTGAATTGATTTGCATTAGCTTTACATCACTTTTTCACCATTGTAATGATGAAAAGCACCTTTCTTCAATATTAATTTGAGTGGGTTAATGAAACATTGAGGCGATTGAGGTAAATTTATGGAAAAAGTATTTGATTGTGATTATTTACTTAACAAAGCCTCTACTAATGTAACATTTTAGACTGTAAACCTTAGAATTATGTTAAGAATCAGACCGATTGATCCAGATATATAAAAAAAATTCGCAAAAAAGGCGATTAAAAGGAAAGGAAGACAAGTATTTAAACTTGAAGTTTAGCATAATTACAGTTAAACTGATAAAAACAGTTTTTAAATAGTGGTTTCATCGTACTCTCTATACGATGAAAAAAATTTAAAAGCTTTGTTTTAAAATAAACGGGTATAATAACAATCAAACAGAAAATAAAAGAAGGGATGTGAATTAATGGGATTTCTCACATGGATAATACTTGGTGGTTTAGCCGGTTGGCTGGCCAGCATAATGACTAAAAATAATAAAGATATGGGATTAATTAAAAACATTGTAGTCGGAATTTTGGGAGCGGTGATTGGTGGATATGTTTTTGGTTTTTTTGGAAGTACCGGAGTGACTGGCTTTAATCTATGGAGTATTTTTGTTGCTTCAGTAGGTGCCGTGATCTTGCTGGTGATTATTAATTTGTTAAAAAAATAGAAATCGAAAAAAATCTCCTGACTGAAAAGAGCTGAAAATAAGTTCTTCGCAGACGGTTTTTCGGTCTTATTATAGGTAAAAAGCAAGTGGACGTCTTTAACAAGGCAGACACTTGCTTTTTTGTGCTTAACTAAAAAACATTTAAAAAAGCGTTTTGTTTAAAGGTCGAGCTGATTTTTAAGGTTATGTTTTTCGGCATAGAGTTTTTTATCGGCTTCGATCATAACCTTTTCAAGGGTGGTTTCATCTTTTAGCTGATATAATCCAAAACTGGCGCTGACATGGATGAGCGTGTCATTATAATTAATTTCAATAGTGTCTAATAGTTGCCTTAATCGAGTAATCAGCATGAGCGCATCAGAATAGTTGGTATTGGACAGCAGCAAGACAAATTCATCACCGCCGAAGCGACCAAAAAGATCAAAACTCCGAATACTTTCATTAATCGTTTGGGCGACCATTTTTAAAACCAAATCTCCGGCAAAATGGCCAAAGGTATCGTTGATGCATTTAAATTTATCAATGTCGATCATGGCAACACAAAGATCCGTTTGAAACCGGGTGGCTTTCGAAAATTCAATATTAGCTAATTGTTCAAAATATTGTCGGTTATAGATCTGGGTTAAGCCATCTTTTTGAGCGAGATCTCTTAGTTTCTGGCCTTCAATCTTATCAGTGACATCCATGCAGCTGCCAATATATCCGGCAAATTGATGGTGATGATCATAATAGGGGACGCCTCGGTCATTGATCCATCGATAAACACCATCATATCGTTTAAGGCGGTATTCCATTTCAAAAGCTTCCTCTTTAGCAAAAGCGTCTAAATAGATCTTTAGGCAGAGATCATAATCATCGGGATGGAGACCTTCGGCCCAACCGGTACCAATTTCTGCGGCCATGGTTTTACCGGTAAAATTAAGCCAGGTGGTGTTAAAGTAATTACATAAGGTGTCGGTACCAGCTCGCCAGATCATATTAGGGGATGATTCGACAATGATGCGATATTGATTATTATCCAGTTTCATGGACAGACCTCCCAAAAATTTAAATTGAACACAGCTATAGATTAATATATGCCCATATTAAAATGATTTATGCAATGATTCGGTTTTACGATTTAATTATATCTCTTTGGACTTTTTAAATATTATGCTAAAAAAGGGCCGTTTCAATAGGAATAATAGGTAATTGCGAAACTGCCATGAGCTTTGGGCCCAGTTTCGCACGAAACAATTTCTACACTGTACGGCGGACAGTTCGATGAACTGTTCGCCTACACGTTACGAAATCGTTTGTGGAAACTGCACCCAAAGCAACCGTTGTTCGATGTTTTTTAATTTCGCAAACGCCTAATGGGAATAAACGTGAAAGGAAGAATTAAGGGCAATTGATTCTTAGTGTTTTAACATTTATTTTCGTTAAGATTTGTGGTATTCTTTTATCGGGAGTATGATGTCCCAAATTTAAATGACTAGAGAGATGTAAGTTAAAAATGAAGATATTGAGGTTCTTACTGATTTTTGTTCCCATTAGTATAGTGGGTGAATGGATGCATTTTTCACCAACACTGATGTTTGTTTTGGCGGCGCTGGCAATTATCCCATTAGCGGGAGTGATGGGAGAAGCAACCGAAGAAATATCTTTTTATGCAGGACCACGAATTGGCGGCTTTCTAAATGCCACGTTTGGGAATGCAACCGAATTGATTATCGCTTTTTTTGCGATTAAGGCCGGACTGTTTGAAGTCGTTAAAGCATCGATTGCCGGTTCGGTGATTGGAAATATCCTGTTAGTTTTGGGAGCGAGTATGCTTGTGGGAGGCATTAAATTTAAATCGCAGTCGTTTAATAAACAATCGGTTGAAGTTTCCTCCAGCATGTTATTGTTTGCAGTTATTGGATTAACGGTGCCTGCTATTTTTACGCATACCGTTGCTGCGGATCTGCTTAACACCCGTTATGAAGGGTTGAGCATAATCGTAGCGGTGATTATGTTTGGCATTTATTTGATGAGTTTGTATTTTTCATTTTACACCCATAAAGATATTTATTTATCAGAATCTGATCAAGCAGTAACCCCTAAATGGTCGCTTAAAAAAGCAATTATCGTTCTGATTGGGGCAACGGTACTAATTGGAGTCGAAAGTGAACTATTTGTTGCTGCCGTTGAGCCGATGACTAAGGCGATTGGGCTGAGTGAATTTTTTGTCGGAATTATTCTGGTGCCAATTATTGGTAATGCCGCAGAACATAGTACCGCAATTGCGATGGCGTATAAAAATAAAATGGATGTGGCCGTGGAGATCGCGATTGGTTCCAGTCTGCAGATGATTCTTTTTGTTACCCCGGTGCTTATTTTTGTAAGTCTTTTCTTTACCCCGATGAGTATTGTCTTT
This is a stretch of genomic DNA from Acetobacterium woodii DSM 1030. It encodes these proteins:
- a CDS encoding GlsB/YeaQ/YmgE family stress response membrane protein, which produces MGFLTWIILGGLAGWLASIMTKNNKDMGLIKNIVVGILGAVIGGYVFGFFGSTGVTGFNLWSIFVASVGAVILLVIINLLKK
- a CDS encoding sensor domain-containing diguanylate cyclase, which gives rise to MKLDNNQYRIIVESSPNMIWRAGTDTLCNYFNTTWLNFTGKTMAAEIGTGWAEGLHPDDYDLCLKIYLDAFAKEEAFEMEYRLKRYDGVYRWINDRGVPYYDHHHQFAGYIGSCMDVTDKIEGQKLRDLAQKDGLTQIYNRQYFEQLANIEFSKATRFQTDLCVAMIDIDKFKCINDTFGHFAGDLVLKMVAQTINESIRSFDLFGRFGGDEFVLLLSNTNYSDALMLITRLRQLLDTIEINYNDTLIHVSASFGLYQLKDETTLEKVMIEADKKLYAEKHNLKNQLDL
- the cax gene encoding calcium/proton exchanger; the protein is MKILRFLLIFVPISIVGEWMHFSPTLMFVLAALAIIPLAGVMGEATEEISFYAGPRIGGFLNATFGNATELIIAFFAIKAGLFEVVKASIAGSVIGNILLVLGASMLVGGIKFKSQSFNKQSVEVSSSMLLFAVIGLTVPAIFTHTVAADLLNTRYEGLSIIVAVIMFGIYLMSLYFSFYTHKDIYLSESDQAVTPKWSLKKAIIVLIGATVLIGVESELFVAAVEPMTKAIGLSEFFVGIILVPIIGNAAEHSTAIAMAYKNKMDVAVEIAIGSSLQMILFVTPVLIFVSLFFTPMSIVFNEFELVALVLSVLIANRVSSDGESNWLEGVQLLSVYLIIAVSFFIL